Below is a genomic region from Prolixibacteraceae bacterium.
TCCAAACATTAATGTAAAAAGGGTGACTTTGATGTTGTTTAATAAAATCTAAAGTCATTGGAATGGTCTGTTCTACATCCATCTGTTTTCCAGAAATATTAAACGCACCATATTCATCAATGCCATATTGGTAGGGAAGGGGAGCATCACTTATTGCAGAATTTGTTAAATGCCATTTTCCAAAGTGTCCTGTTACGTACCCAGCTTTTTTCATCATCCTTGTAAGCATTGGAGCTTTGGGGTTAAGCCAATCAGGCATTTCTCTTTTTTTATTGGTCTTAATGGAAGAGAAGTGTCCATGAATATTATATTTTGAAGGGAATTGTCCAGTCATGACGGCTGTACGACTGGGCGAACAAACTGGGTTTGCAACAGAGAAATTCTGGAAGTCGATTCCTTCATCAACCATTTTATCTAATACTGGTGTTTTACAGAATGTGGAGCCATGACACCCTAAATCTCCATATCCCCAATCATCTGCAAAAATAAAAATGATATTGGGTTTTTGTTCTTGTGAAAGACCAATAACACAAGAAATTAATAATGGGAAAATCATTAATAATCGCTTCATAACAAACTTTGTTTTTATTCTAGGTTATTAAAAAAATGTCTTCTACAATAGAAATCCGAATGTAAAGAATACGTTAATCCCACTTGATGACTATACTACATTTAATAAAAGCATCCGATTAGCAAGAATACTGTCTTAGTAGTAAGATTTTATGTCTTCGAAATTGATAAATTGTATAATCATGAAATTATACATTTAAAAGGGGGGCTTGGGCTTAAAACTATGATATCGTAAAACAATAGTGAGCAGTAGAAATTACTTAAAAAATAGTTTACTATCATCATTAAACGAATATAGCGTAGATATAATCATTTGCTCGACTAAGAATTAACGCAATAAAGATGTCTATTGTGTTAAAGATAAGGTAAATAAATTAAGAACATAGAGTGAGGATAGAGAGAAGTATCGATATCTGATGTTATTGAAGTATAATTGTTTTTTTACGGATAGAGAATGAAGTATAAATGTATTTGTTAGGTGCTTTTCAATAAAGCCATAGTCTAACCATAACCATGAATATCAATAAAGAGGTATTACTTTATTGATATTCATGCAAAAAAAAGTGACTAGAAGAATAAGATACTTCTAGTCACGTTGTCTACCTAAGTGTTTCAATGATATAGGATTATAGACTTATCTCTGTGCCGGTATAGAAATCAAGCATCTTTGATTTAAAGATAAACTCATATTTCGCCTGTATCTTTTGTGATTTAGCTCTGATATAAGAGTTCTTTGCCTGGTTGTAATCATAGATATCAATTGCACCTGCATTAAACTTCTCGTTAGCAAAATCGAATGACTCTTTGCTCGAGCTCACTTGTATCGAAGAGGCATTAAACTTCTGATGTGCACCACGTGCTTGTGTTAGTGCATTGGTAACAGTCTTTCGAAGATCCTTTTCTGCCTGTACAAGGTCCAACTTAGATTGTTGTGCCTGTAACTTGGCATTCTTATAACTATTACGTGCAGATGACCCATTAAAAATAGGAATAGATAGGTTTAAACGAACATTCTCCTGTCCATTCATATTCATTTGATCACTGAAACTTTTATTCTCTTCATTCTTGAAATAATAATAACCATTCGAATAGCCTGCACTAGCACTCAATTTTGGGTATAGTCTACCTTTTGCTGCTTTAACATTCGAGCTACTTTGTCTAATACGTGCATTGGCTGCATTGATCTCAGGACGAAGATTTAAAGCTGTTTGGTAATAGTTATCAATATTATTTAGCTTATTCTCCGAATGAATTAAAGCCATTGGAGGAGTAACTATATCCAAAGTTTCTGGATTCTCCAGTTCAAGAAGTTGTGCCAACTCCAATTTACGGAGAGTTAAATTATTTTGATTATTAACCTCTTCCGCCTTATTATTCGCCAACTGAGCATTCAACTCAAGTAATGGGCCTTTATCTAAAAGTCCACCATTAACCTTCTCTCTAGTAACCTGAATTTGTTTATTCGTGATCTCTGTTTGTTCTTTAGATAGCTCAAATAACTCTTTTGCTACTAAGATATTCAGGTATGCTTGTGCTACTTGTATTTCTAGATTAGCCACATTAACCTCAGTTAAGCTATTATTGTACTCAAGCTCGTGTTTACTCGCTTCAATCTGATTTTTTAATGCAAAGCCTTGAAATATATTAACATTCGCACTAATATTAAAGTCCGTTCGATTCGAGTTATTGCTTACAATAAGTCCCGAGTTTGTTGAAGATCTACCCCATGAGGTTGTATTCCCCAATCCTCCAGATAATGATGGGAGTTGTGATAACTTATTTGTCTTTAGATTATTGGAGGCGATATCGCTATTTAACTTCTGTCTTTGAATAGCGCTATTATTTTGTATTGCATGTTGAATACACTTGTCAAGATTCCATGGATCTTGACTCGATGTATTATCTTGAGCCATTGATACAACCCCCACATGCATGGAAAGAAAACAAAGCACTATTTTGATACAACTATTTTTCATTGTCTCTGTCTTTAATGATTTCCAACTACTGAAAGTTGTCTATTTTTTATTTCCTCTTACTTGTTGTCCTTCTTCCAATCCTTCTGTTACTTCCACATTGATACCATCAGACAACCCTAACTCTACACTCTTTTTATCGTATTCAAACTTATTATCTTCTTGAGGAGTCCATACGTAGCTTGTGTCACTTTCAAAGAAGATCGTCGATTCAGGAATCGATAAAATATTCTCTTTTCTTTGTACTTCGATAGAGGCATTGGCACTATATCCTGCTCTAATAAATTGGTTCTCTTTTAGAGATACTGCTCCTTTAATCTTGAATTGAACAGCACCACCATTATTGGTACCTTTAGGGGCAATATTTGTGATGATAGCATGGTATTTTTCTTTACTCATCGCACCAATTGTTAGCTCCATAGGCATACCAATCTTAACGCGACCCACCTCTGTCTCATCAATGTTACCTTCAAAGATCATATCCTTCATATCTGCAACCAAAGCGATAGTAGTACCATCATTAAATGAGTTACTTTGGATCACCGAGTTACCTTCTTTAACAGGAACATCTAAAACCATACCCGTAATCGTTGAACGTATCAATGTATTGGTTTGCGAAGCACTTGATTTTGTTACCCCTTCACGAATAAGGTCTAAGTTATCTTTTGATGCTTTTAGCTCCTCTTTTGCTGCTTTAAAACTTCTCTCTGTTTGTACATAAGTAGATTCAGATATGACTCCTTTCTTATACAATTTATCATTTCTCTCATGATTGTTCTTACTAAGTTCAAGATCAATCTCAGCTCTTTTTATTCGGTTCTTTGCATTGTTAAGGTTTACCATATCAGGAATAATTTTAACCTTAGCAATGATATCTCCTTGCTTTACAGTATCCCCAGCTTCAACGTATATTTTACTAA
It encodes:
- a CDS encoding TolC family protein translates to MKNSCIKIVLCFLSMHVGVVSMAQDNTSSQDPWNLDKCIQHAIQNNSAIQRQKLNSDIASNNLKTNKLSQLPSLSGGLGNTTSWGRSSTNSGLIVSNNSNRTDFNISANVNIFQGFALKNQIEASKHELEYNNSLTEVNVANLEIQVAQAYLNILVAKELFELSKEQTEITNKQIQVTREKVNGGLLDKGPLLELNAQLANNKAEEVNNQNNLTLRKLELAQLLELENPETLDIVTPPMALIHSENKLNNIDNYYQTALNLRPEINAANARIRQSSSNVKAAKGRLYPKLSASAGYSNGYYYFKNEENKSFSDQMNMNGQENVRLNLSIPIFNGSSARNSYKNAKLQAQQSKLDLVQAEKDLRKTVTNALTQARGAHQKFNASSIQVSSSKESFDFANEKFNAGAIDIYDYNQAKNSYIRAKSQKIQAKYEFIFKSKMLDFYTGTEISL
- a CDS encoding efflux RND transporter periplasmic adaptor subunit; amino-acid sequence: MKKVFKIVIILLVVAGVIGTFTFIYKKSQPKEVSYEMIDVKRDTIIIKTIATGAVVPKKEIAIKPQIAGIISKIYVEAGDTVKQGDIIAKVKIIPDMVNLNNAKNRIKRAEIDLELSKNNHERNDKLYKKGVISESTYVQTERSFKAAKEELKASKDNLDLIREGVTKSSASQTNTLIRSTITGMVLDVPVKEGNSVIQSNSFNDGTTIALVADMKDMIFEGNIDETEVGRVKIGMPMELTIGAMSKEKYHAIITNIAPKGTNNGGAVQFKIKGAVSLKENQFIRAGYSANASIEVQRKENILSIPESTIFFESDTSYVWTPQEDNKFEYDKKSVELGLSDGINVEVTEGLEEGQQVRGNKK